The Poecilia reticulata strain Guanapo linkage group LG10, Guppy_female_1.0+MT, whole genome shotgun sequence sequence TTTTGAGTCAGAAAATTATTGCTGATCTTTGTCAGTTCATTGGCCTCTGTCGCCTTTAGTCCACCAGAATAAAGAAAGGAAGTAAAGGAGACTGCTCTGTCCTCAAACCCACTCTGATGGCAGCAGTGCCGGTAAGAatatacaactttattttccagcttttttttttttgacttcattttccaacaaaataaaTCCGTTCATTTTTTTTCCGCTAAAACAGGAAATCATGGATCGCATCAACAAGAATGTAATGAGCAAAGTTCAGGAAATGAGCTACCTTCAGAAGACACTGTTTACTCTGGGCTACAAATACAAACTGGAGCAGGTCAAGAGGGGCCATGACGCACCTCTCTGCAACAAGTAAGAAACCTAAACGGTGCTTCTTTCCCCCTCCACCCTCATCGGAGCGCATTTCCCAGGCACATGACGTTGTGGTTGTTTAGCCTCAAATCCAAACAATCTGTAACGTGTCTCTGCAGGTTGCTGTTTCGGAAAGTRAAGAAACTACTGGGTGGGCGAGTCAGGATGATGTTGTCCGGCGGAGCTCCCCTGTCCTCGGCCACTCAGAGGTTCATGAACGTGTGCTTCTGTTGTCCGGTGGGCCAGGGCTACGGCCTCACCGAAACCTGTGGAGCCGGTACCATCACTGAAGGtatgttgttgttcttttgttggttttgttttttttatgatggagGCTGGTGTTTGGCcagaagtcatttaaaaaaataaaataaaaatacatgggCACCATCTGGAATGGAATGGAATAGAACATAACACGGCATTAAGTACTAGTCRAGCTTTGGAGCCTTCATCCAAATGTACCGTGGAAAAGTTAGGAATATGTTCAGTAACAAAATTCActacaagtaaaaacaaattaKCAGAGATGTAAAGTAACatacaaaagtgtttttcatgtATTCAGCATCAAACCACAGTGGCATTTAGTTGAATTTTATCAGTTAGTTcatttgtatagcatatttcagcaacaaggcacttcaaagtgctctacatcataaaaacacaaaaccaaaatgtgacaaacGCAAAAGTCAGTCACCAATTTAAGAACAAACATGACGTTTTATCGAGTGTCGTCATCAACAACGGTGATAAAACTGATTGGCTGTTTtcgcagttttctggaagtttcttccagatttgtggcgcatggaagctgaatgctgctgaTGTTAGCCCCCTTCTACTATGACTGctctaaataaaaccaactgCAACTACTCACTTTCAGAAGTCATGRCGTTCCCTAGGGGTGCAATGATAGTCAGTGGGATGTCTATTGTTAATCAGACACATGCAGACGTGACCTTCTGAACCAGTCAGTCAGTCAATCAGTGACTGATTTATCAGACTTTTCCACASTTAGAAAAAATCGTTGGATAAGATCTGTTTCACATGCATCGTCCGatttcccaaaattaagaaaattgtgGCTAATTTCTCAGCGAACTCTTAAATAAATGAAGCCCACTTGTGCGGAATGTAATCTGAGTAGTGTTCAGTGACTAAATAGGATCATGGCATCTAGGGAAGATAGCAGGGTTATAATTGTGGAAAAGTTGGCAGACRGGCATGATTGACTAGTAACTTCAGAAATCCCATTAGTTGAAACTCATTTGCCATCTGTATTGAGATTCATATTTTTGCAGTAATTGACAGATAAAATAGTTGCCTATCTATGAGTAACCCAGTAACTATCTTGTTTTGCAGTCGCAGACATCAGCACCGGCCGTGTTGGAGCTCCTCTGATTTGCTGCGAGATCAAGCTCAGAGACTGGACTGAAGGTAGAACCCTGAAGCATGTTGCTGCATCCTGTAGTCGGCAcaacagaaactattttttaMTGCAGGATAATTACGCGTTACAATCTGCCTGCTCTGTTTTGCCTCTCAGGGGGCTACACCAGCAAAGACGAGCCTCATCCAAGAGGGGAAATCCTGATTGGCGGTCCCAACGTTACCATGGGTTACTTCGGGCAAGACGGCAACGATCAGGACTTCTTTACGGACGAGAACGGTCAGAGGTGGTTCTGCACCGGAGACATTGGAGAGGTTTACCCGGATGGCTGTCTGATGATTGTAGGTGTGTATGTTGCCCAGTCAGCTTCACTCAATGGTTCTgtttgcaaaacacacacacacacacacacacactgcttatTGATTTGGAAAAAGAGAATCTGGACTTTTGCACCTTATAActtctgttgatttttgtttatgaaGATCGCAAAAAAGATTTGGTGAAGCTGCAGGCGGGGGAGTACGTGTCTCTCGGTAAAGTGGAATCTGCTCTGAAAACCTGCGCTCTCATCGACAACATCTGTGCTTACGCCAACAGGTGAGCTACAGATCTGATGTGTGCTGATATGAAACATTATGTACCAGAGGGCTGCTaacaagacagttttttttttttttttttNNNNNNNNNNNNNNNNNNNNNNNNNNNNNNNNNNNNNNNNNNNNNNNNNNNNNNNNNNNNNNNNNNNNNNNNNNNNNNNNNNNNNNNNNNNNNNNNNNNNNNNNNNNNNNNNNNNNNNNNNNNNNNNNNNNNNNNNNNNNNNNNNNNNNNNNNNNNNNNNNNNNNNNNNNNNNNNNNNNNNNNNNNNNNNNNNNNNNNNNNNNNNNNNNNNNNNNNNNNNNNNNNNNNNNNNNNNNNNNNNNNNNNNNNNNNNNNNNNNNNNNNNNNNNNNNNNNNNNNNNNNNNNNNNNNNNNNNNNNNNNNNNNNNNNNNNNNNNNNNNNNNNNNNNNNNNNNNNNNNNNNNNNNNNNNNNNNNNNNNNNNNNNNNNNNNNNNNNNNNNNNNNNNNNNNNNNNNNNNNNNNNNNNNNNNNNNNNNNNNNNNNNNNNNNNNNNNNNNNNNNNNNNNNNNNNNNNNNNNNNNNNNNNNNNNNNNNNNNNNNNNNNNNNNNNNNNNNNNNNNNNNNNNNNNNNNNNNNNNNNNNNNNNNNNNNNNNNNNNNNNNNNNNNNNNNNNNNNNNNNNNNNNNNNNNNNNNNNNNNNNNNNNNNNNNNNNNNNNNNNNNNNNNNNNNNNNNNNNNNNNNNNNNNNNNNNNNNNNNNNNNNNNNNNNNNNNNNNNNNNNNNNNNNNNNNNNNNNNNNNNNNNNNNNNNNNNNNNNNNNNNNNNNNNNNNNNNNNNNNNNNNNNNNNNNNNNNNNNNNNNNNNNNNNNNNNNNNNNNNNNNNNNNNNNNNNNNNNNNNNNNNNNNNNNNNNNNNNNNNNNNNNNNNNNNNNNNNNNNNNNNNNNNNNNNNNNNNNNNNNNNNNNNNNNNNNNNNNNNNNNNNNNNNNNNNNNNNNNNNNNNNNNNNNNNNNNNNNNNNNNNNNNNNNNNNNNNNNNNNNNNNNNNNNNNNNNNNNNNNNNNNNNNNNNNNNNNNNNNNNNNNNNNNNNNNNNNNNNNNNNNNNNNNNNNNNNNNNNNNNNNNNNNNNNNNNNNNNNNNNNNNNNNNNNNNNNNNNNNNNNNNNNNNNNNNNNNNNNNNNNNNNNNNNNNNNNNNNNNNNNNNNNNNNNNNNNNNNNNNNNNNNNNNNNNNNNNNNNNNNNNNNNNNNNNNNNNNNNNNNNNNNNNNNNNNNNNNNNNNNNNNNNNNNNNNNNNNNNNNNNNNNNNNNNNNNNNNNNNNNNNNNNNNNNNNNNNNNNNNNNNNNNNNNNNNNNNNNNNNNNNNNNNNNNNNNNNNNNNNNNNNNNNNNNNNNNNNNNNNNNNNNNNNNNNNNNNNNNNNNNNNNNNNNNNNNNNNNNNNNNNNNNNNNNNNNNNNNNNNNNNNNNNNNNNNNNNNNNNNNNNNNNNNNNNNNNNNNNNNNNNNNNNNNNNNNNNNNNNNNNNNNNNNNNNNNNNNNNNNNNNNNNNNNNNNNNNNNNNNNNNNNNNNNNNNNNNNNNNNNNNNNNNNNNNNNNNNNNNNNNNNNNNNNNNNNNNNNNNNNNNNNNNNNNNNNNNNNNNNNNNNNNNNNNNNNNNNNNNNNNNNNNNNNNNNNNNNNNNNNNNNNNNNNNNNNNNNNNNNNNNNNNNNNNNNNNNNNNNNNNNNNNNNNNNNNNNNNNNNNNNNNNNNNNNNNNNNNNNNNNNNNNNNNNNNNNNNNNNNNNNNNNNNNNNNNNNNNNNNNNNNNNNNNNNNNNNNNNNNNNNNNNNNNNNNNNNNNNNNNNNNNNNNNNNNNNNNNNNNNNNNNNNNNNNNNNNNNNNNNNNNNNNNNNNNNNNNNNNNNNNNNNNNNNNNNNNNNNNNNNNNNNNNNNNNNNNNNNNNNNNNNNNNNNNNNNNNNNNNNNNNNNNNNNNNNNNNNNNNNNNNNNNNNNNNNNNNNNNNNNNNNNNNNNNNNNNNNNNNNNNNNNNNNNNNNNNNNNNNNNNNNNNNNNNNNNNNNNNNNNNNNNNNNNNNNNNNNNNNNNNNNNNNNNNNNNNNNNNNNNNNNNNNNNNNNNNNNNNNNNNNNNNNNNNNNNNNNNNNNNNNNNNNNNNNNNNNNNNNNNNNNNNNNNNNNNNNNNNNNNNNNNNNNNNNNNNNNNNNNNNNNNNNNNNNNNNNNNNNNNNNNNNNNNNNNNNNNNNNNNNNNNNNNNNNNNNNNNNNNNNNNNNNNNNNNNNNNNNNNNNNNNNNNNNNNNNNNNNNNNNNNNNNNNNNNNNNNNNNNNNNNNNNNNNNNNNNNNNNNNNNNNNNNNNNNNNNNNNNNNNNNNNNNNNNNNNNNNNNNNNNNNNNNNNNNNNNNNNNNNNNNNNNNNNNNNNNNNNNNNNNNNNNNNNNNNNNNNNNNNNNNNNNNNNNNNNNNNNNNNNNNNNNNNNNNNNNNNNNNNNNNNNNNNNNNNNNNNNNNNNNNNNNNNNNNNNNNNNNNNNNNNNNNNNNNNNNNNNNNNNNNNNNNNNNNNNNNNNNNNNNNNNNNNNNNNNNNNNNNNNNNNNNNNNNNNNNNNNNNNNNNNNNNNNNNNNNNNNNNNNNNNNNNNNNNNNNNNNNNNNNNNNNNNNNNNNNNNNNNNNNNNNNNNNNNNNNNNNNNNNNNNNNNNNNNNNNNNNNNNNNNNNNNNNNNNNNNNNNNNNNNNNNNNNNNNNNNNNNNNNNNNNNNNNNNNNNNNNNNNNNNCAAAAGGGTCAGAGACTTTTCACAGCACTCTACTGCCATCTGCTTAAATTTACCACCGTCTGGAGTCtaggtgatttaaaaaaaaaaaagcaaaaacaaaaaaaaacactcttgtCCATAATATTTCTAATTAATCGCTGTGACTTCCAATACAAATATGAACTAAGGTCATCCTCGAAGAGGCCTGGTGTSTGCTTTTGTACAACTGGAGTATTGCCGTTACTGTGCCTTCAGTCTGCAGTACTTGTGTGGTAGAACTGTAGGAAGagccaaatatgaaaaaacaaacaaaccaatgtttcaaaaacaactttactgCCGTGTTaagtttacatatttattgaatattaagCCCAGTTAgagataaacagaaaatgatcattgtttttttttgtgtgttttttttacgcAAATGATCATGCCCgcttgtcttttttgttttcttttttttttggtcaactactgttgcttcttttttgtaAAGACCAAAATATGTAAACGAGGTCACTCAGGAAGACAAGTAAATATATGAAAAGCGTGAAATTAATTGTCAAATGAGCGTGTTTTGCTTCGATAGgaacattaaaatgacaaaattctCTTGGGcaccttatttatttaagagcTAATGCGCTTAACATGAAAACGCTTTTTTAGCAATAGTCCCAACTGGCCTACTGTAATATAGTCTGTGTATGTTAACAGTTTAATATACACTCTTGGTATAAAGAGGATCAGAACTCTTGTTTcacttcatcatcatcatcggaGTGTTTTTCTCCGTATTTTTCCAGTTATTGTTGTACTGACGGGTTTTYGTTGTTGGGACTTTGAGGCGATGGCAACCCCTTTCCAGACGTTTGGTGAACCAACTCGCATTTGTTACTCCAACCATGACCACATTGTGTATGTTcagcatttcagaaataaacactttttttcatatttgtgttttggtgtttggtatttttccactctttcacgcaggattttttattttttttcccaggcagtcataaaatgttgaaatattccATGAGTTAACTTTACATCAAGGAAGAAAGCAACTGGTATCTATGCATTAAGTAGTTTCAATGCTGACAAAGCAATTTATCCAAGGAAGTTCTGCATCTTAGACCCTCTATATTCATTCCAGGGCAGTATGGTGGTTTGCTATAAcgttcatatttttaaaacctttttaataaaTTCTTTAAGCTTGAGCTGCTTTGTAAGGAGAGACAAAAAATGTCGGTGAACAGATGAGCAAAGCTGTAGGAGACgtactgaaaagaaaaattgcaacattGTTCTACAAAGTtgtggaaaaaattactttWACAAGAGTAtggatgagaagaaaataaatgtattaaaaccttGCAAGGCGAGAACAGAAATGCAGAGTCAAAGAAGTCTGCTCTTAACAGTGGATCTGGCTTCATTTTATAGGTTCTGGTCAGAAGAGAGACTTGATCGGACTAGAGGTGTGAATCACCTACATTGTGATGTACCAGGGATTCTGTGGAGCCCAACACAGATGATCTTGCCATTTGTCTATTGTTAAGCATAGGGGCTTGTTCTTTCATGCTAAAGTTCTACTTAGGGGAAGTAACACTAGATGGTCTCCAGGATCAAGGAGCTGCTGTTATATGACACTATAAGTCTTGAGAGCAGCTTGACCAATCTCATAAGACTATGCAGAAATAACTAAAKCAGAAGAGGGTTGAGGCACACATTATACgtttttccattacaaaagCATTGACGCAGGGAGACTGAAAATATGTGCATTGCTGccgaataaaattaaaaataattaaccacATAGCATTTTGCTTCCACCTCACAACCACGTGTCAGGTCGTGTCGACCTGACATATTTAAATGCGWCSTTCTCGTTGGTTGCAAAAGGGCAAAATGTTGATGAATTYGCAGAGTGTGCGTACTATCAATTGAATGTTGAGAAACCGCTGGCACACTTTTCCAAGCAAAGCTCAACTTGCTCTATCTTTTGGTCTAAACAAACTGTGTGGACCAGATAAGGTGAACGGTAAGCAGGAGCGTTGAGCAGGAACAAACAGGCTGANNNNNNNNNNNNNNNNNNNNNNNNNNNNNNNNNNNNNNNNNNNNNNNNNNNNNNNNNNNNNNNNNNNNNNNNNNNNNNNNNNNNNNNNNNNNNNNNNNNNNNNNNNNNNNNNNNNNNNNNNNNNNNNNNNNNNNNNNNNNNNNNNNNNNNNNNNNNNNNNNNNNNNNNNNNNNNNNNNNNNNNNNNNNNNNNNNNNNNNNNNNNNNNNNNNNNNNNNNNNNNNNNNNNNNNNNNNNNNNNNNNNNNNNNNNNNNNNNNNNNNNNNNNNNNNNNNNNNNNNNNNNNNNNNNNNNNNNNNNNNNNNNNNNNNNNNNNNNNNNNNNNNNNNNNNNNNNNNNNNNNNNNNNNNNNNNNNNNNNNNNNNNNNNNNNNNNNNNNNNNNNNNNNNNNNNNNNNNNNNNNNNNNNNNNNNNNNNNNNNNNNNNNNNNNNNNNNNNNNNNNNNNNNNNNNNNNNNNNNNNNNNNNNNNNNNNNNNNNNNNNNNNNNNNNNNNNNNNNNNNNNNNNNNNNNNNNNNNNNNNNNNNNNNNNNNNNNNNNNNNNNNNNNNNNNNNNNNNNNNNNNNNNNNNNNNNNNNNNNNNNNNNNNNNNNNNNNNNNNNNNNNNNNNNNNNNNNNNNNNNNNNNNNNNNNNNNNNNNNNNNNNNNNNNNNNNNNNNNNNNNNNNNNNNNNNNNNNNNNNNNNNNNNNNNNNNNNNNNNNNNNNNNNNNNNNNNNNNNNNNNNNNNNNNNNNNNNNNNNNNNNNNNNNNNNNNNNNNNNNNNNNNNNNNNNNNNNNNNNNNNNNNNNNNNNNNNNNNNNNNNNNNNNNNNNNNNNNNNNNNNNNNNNNNNNNNNNNNNNNNNNNNNNNNNNNNNNNNNNNNNNNNNNNNNNNNNNNNNNNNNNNNNNNNNNNNNNNNNNNNNNNNNNNNNNNNNNNNNNNNNNNNNNNNNNNNNNNNNNNNNNNNNNNNNNNNNNNNNNNNNNNNNNNNNNNNNNNNNNNNNNNNNNNNNNNNNNNNNNNNNNNNNNNNNNNNNNNNNNNNNNNNNNNNNNNNNNNNNNNNNNNNNNNNNNNNNNNNNNNNNNNNNNNNNNNNNNNNNNNNNNNNNNNNNNNNNNNNNNNNNNNNNNNNNNNNNNNNNNNNNNNNNNNNNNNNNNNNNNNNNNNNNNNNNNNNNNNNNNNNNNNNNNNNNNNNNNNNNNNNNNNNNNNNNNNNNNNNNNNNNNNNNNNNNNNNNNNNNNNNNNNNNNNNNNNNNNNNNNNNNNNNNNNNNNNNNNNNNNNNNNNNNNNNNNNNNNNNNNNNNNNNNNNNNNNNNNNNNNNNNNNNNNNNNNNNNNNNNNNNNNNNNNNNNNNNNNNNNNNNNNNNNNNNNNNNNNNNNNNNNNNNNNNNNNNNNNNNNNNNNNNNNNNNNNNNNNNNNNNNNNNNNNNNNNNNNNNNNNNNNNNNNNNNNNNNNNNNNNNNNNNNNNNNNNNNNNNNNNNNNNNNNNNNNNNNNNNNNNNNNNNNNNNNNNNNNNNNNNNNNNNNNNNNNNNNNNNNNNNNNNNNNNNNNNNNNNNNNNNNNNNNNNNNNNNNNNNNNNNNNNNNNNNNNNNNNNNNNNNNNNNNNNNNNNNNNNNNNNNNNNNNNNNNNNNNNNNNNNNNNNNNNNNNNNNNNNNNNNNNNNNNNNNNNNNNNNNNNNNNNNNNNNNNNNNNNNNNNNNNNNNNNNNNNNNNNNNNNNNNNNNNNNNNNNNNNNNNNNNNNNNNNNNNNNNNNNNNNNNNNNNNNNNNNNNNNNNNNNNNNNNNNNNNNNNNNNNNNNNNNNNNNNNNNNNNNNNNNNNNNNNNNNNNNNNNNNNNNNNNNNNNNNNNNNNNNNNNNNNNNNNNNNNNNNNNNNNNNNNNNNNNNNNNNNNNNNNNNNNNNNNNNNNNNNNNNNNNNNNNNNNNNNNNNNNNNNNNNNNNNNNNNNNNNNNNNNNNNNNNNNNNNNNNNNNNNNNNNNNNNNNNNNNNNNNNNNNNNNNNNNNNNNNNNNNNNNNNNNNNNNNNNNNNNNNNNNNNNNNNNNNNNNNNNNNNNNNNNNNNNNNNNNNNNNNNNNNNNNNNNNNNNNNNNNNNNNNNNNNNNNNNNNNNNNNNNNNNNNNNNNNNNNNNNNNNNNNNNNNNNNNNNNNNNNNNNNNNNNNNNNNNNNNNNNNNNNNNNNNNNNNNNNNNNNNNNNNNNNNNNNNNNNNNNNNNNNNNNNNNNNNNNNNNNNNNNNNNNNNNNNNNNNNNNNNNNNNNNNNNNNNNNNNNNNNNNNNNNNNNNNNNNNNNNNNNNNNNNNNNNNNNNNNNNNNN is a genomic window containing:
- the LOC103470977 gene encoding long-chain-fatty-acid--CoA ligase 4-like translates to IAIFCETRAEWMITAQACFRHNFPLVTFYATLGEDAIAHGLNETGVTHLVTSMELLESKLKKVLPQISKLKHIIYVDEKKVNTEGYPEGLSIHSMKAVLDLGVLPENAKREIVTPQPSDLAVVMYTSGSTGRPKGVMIVHSNLIAGMTGQCERIPGLGPDDTYIAYLPLAHVLEMTAEISCVTYGCRIGYSSPQTLSDQSTRIKKGSKGDCSVLKPTLMAAVPEIMDRINKNVMSKVQEMSYLQKTLFTLGYKYKLEQVKRGHDAPLCNKLLFRKVKKLLGGRVRMMLSGGAPLSSATQRFMNVCFCCPVGQGYGLTETCGAGTITEVADISTGRVGAPLICCEIKLRDWTEGGYTSKDEPHPRGEILIGGPNVTMGYFGQDGNDQDFFTDENGQRWFCTGDIGEVYPDGCLMIVDRKKDLVKLQAGEYVSLGKVESALKTCALIDNICAYANR